In Biomphalaria glabrata chromosome 8, xgBioGlab47.1, whole genome shotgun sequence, the genomic window TGAATCTAAATGTATTTTCAATAGACCTTATTTTCTAGATTAGTACTTACCTAGTGCTTACCTAGATCTATTATGAGCTGCTAATTGTTAACATCATAACCACTGTATCAAATCTGTTAACTTGTAAACATTCGATCGTAacgtacatctagatctactgatctagagtTACTCCTCTTTTTATTAACTTCGGATCATGTTGCATGCGACAGTGCTTCTGCACTTCCTTTTATATTTGagacattatattttatttaaaaaaatagacttcAGAAGATTCAAATCAGTGTACATCAACACTAGGTCTTGCTCTGACACAAAAACAAGCGTTGAACTGTTAACCGTTAGTCTTCCGTAAATACGATCTAAAACCAATCAGTGCTATTAATACAGTACTTACAAGTGCTACATGCTTATAGAATTGAATGTTTATTAGCAATACTAATTCCCCGGTCTATAATAGAAAATACGTCAGGGATTTAAAGTAACTCGACAaagtctgattttttaaaaattgtattaaaatGAGTTATTGCATTGATTGGACGCAAATAGATTATCCTTGTAGGGAAACAAAAAAGCTTAACATTGATATATAATACTCTAGGTTTACAATTTCTACTTGATTTTAAGTAGGAAACATTGCGTTTTTCTAATAACTATAAAAAGAGCCAGCTAGTCTTACACACgacaaaataaaatcataataatataataaagcaCTTGAAGACCATAGAAGATATATTTTGTATGCACAGGAATGGCTGAGCTACTAAAAGTAAgtcaaaataacaaaaaaaaacactatatttTTTATCTTCCACCTAATTTTGGTGTCCCAGATGGGTCGAcgactcttttttttcctcagcagTGACCCTCAAAACGTTTCCCacgtttgggtatagctgcaagacagtagagttttgaaTTCACCTTTTCTTCTACTAGGTTGGCTGCAAGCCAAGGTTAATAAGTCCCTCTCGCCTTCTCGTGTTAACCAAAATAGTTCAGCGgactcaatatttgagccacacgtgaatgATAaagaaatacacacaaaaatactgCTCTTTGCAAACACTTCTACTATGCTACCTAAGGccaattcattaattaattaatatttaatatttgaagAACTACTTCGTAGAAAAACTAATTCCTATATTAAACATCGTATCCTTGCAACGGAGGATGACAATTTGAAAAAACCTCAACATTcccattgtgtttgttgattgCAGTAATACATATGTATtgcaatttaaatttatttaaattagagtttttgtcaataaaaatgAAAGATCTCTCTAACTTGttgctttaaattactttttcactctttagctcactacagttagaataTAGTCTGAAAAAAATGGAGTTGACATGTTTGctaaaatgaaatataagttgGGCAAAGgccaactaaaaacaaaaaaaaaaaaccattgcaaggggtctacgagacaaaaacgTTTGGTAACCACTGCTTTAGAGTGTTTTGATGATCTCTCTAATCACTTTATGCACAGTTACATAAATCTTtcaatgtgtttgtttagctTAAGTTAAAAGTTATTGTACCTAAATTTTTTACTGAATAAACAAGTTAATATTAAACACTGTCAATTTAAATTTAGAGTATTCGAATGTCACTATTGACCATAGCAATGATGAATCAGGTGAAACACAAGGTCTGCCGTTTGGTAAATATCAGTTTTCTTTATCTATACAATTGTATTaggaaaatattaattttacttaTAGATGCTTTTCACTAAATAAATAGTGTAAATAGTGCTCTAAACATTAGATCAACTTTTTTTCAGGGGATCATGAAACTCAGGAGTCAGAAGGTGGAGAAGCTGATCTACACAAATATCTCGTTGGCTGTAAGAAGAATCCAGGACACAGTCAGTTTATACCTGTTAATACATTTACTTTAGAACATCTACCTAAAGAATATCAAGACACAGATTTATATGAATTCATTAAAGTTGTAGCTGACCTTACAGTTAGAGTAGATGTTAAAATGACCAGTTCAGACAGACCAATATTTTGGCCAAAGACAACACGATCTTACCCTTTTTATAACATAAGTGACACAAGAAGCTTTAGAACAGGAAGTGGAAGAGTGTGGCTTGTTAATAAGTTTTGTGATGGATTTACACAAGATGAAGATAATGGATCTACTGACTACACaaagtgttggtgtagaaaaTGTGAGGATTCAGACTCACCCAGGAATGTGTGGTGGCAATTTATTGTTATCACAGCTACACATGTGGTTTTTGATGACAAAGAGGCGAACCAAACAACGCTAAGATTGTTTTATGATACAGATGATAGCCGAGTGGTCAATATTGATACGgtcaatattaattatatagacATTGAGTATGACAGGTGTATGTTAAACTGTGTGACATGTGACAATGGTTTAGGTGAAAGATTATCAAATTTATGGAAATATTATGAAAATGTCTGGGAAAAACTCACGGTCAAATATTGTGACTCTACATCTAAACACAAGCTCAATTTTATAGTGTCACATCCACATGGATGTTCTAAACATGTAAGTATTGGTCAATGGAAGGTTAAGATAGATGTGGATGGTAGAAGTCAGTTTACTTATACAAGTTGTACATGTCCTGGAAGTAGTGGAGCACATGTACAGTGTGTGGGGCATAATGAGGGGTCATGTTGGTGGTTCAATCTTGTTCACACTGGAAGTTTAAAATCTGGATTAGATTACAGTGGAGCTGGTGCTCTCTGGTAaaatttttctttgtaattttaatGTCAAAATAGAACacagatttgtttttaatacttatattaCACTTGCATctctttattgttttaaatagaaaacaaatcGTATTCTTATGAAAcaaaatactagatttagaaactagatctatttgtttgtttttttgaaaattcaatGTACGTGACTTTCGAAGTCAGtgagttttcattttttctttcataattaaaaataaaataaaagacttCACCTTTTTCCTAAGTATTTTTCGTTAATCTATGTACATTTATGgtgttatttatttgtatatagatctaaatcttatttttttttaacaaaaaaatgatcTAGCCCGTACAAGAAAGTACACAAAATGTTTTGAACAGCGCCGGCTTTAGACCGATTTGACCGATTTCCCAAGTTTGGCCCCTATCCTTGCAATTTACATTTATCATATTACTGAGCTATTACATGGCTGTTGTCGCgtgcttttaaagatgtaggattTAAAAAGTCTCAGAGCGACTTGTTGCTTCTGTACAATTCTTGGTAGAAAGGAACTTGGATTTCTGTAAGTCTCAGGAGCAAATTGAAAGTCCatataatgacatttttttggtGTCATAGAATCGCTACAAAAATTTGATTCAGTTATGCAGGAtcatatatagaaaaaaaatattaacaaaaaaattaacgaCCATTATTTTGGTCAGAACATTCAGAAGGCTTTGAGGCTATTTTTCAACCAAATTGTAGATAAGACATTGCAATCTCTTCAATCATGGTTTAAGCAGCCAAAAGAACATCAcaaactctttttgtttttttcttaataattttCAGTATATGACAAAGAACAATATCGGTAAATGTTAAGACGACCTAGAGATTGATTACTCTaacagacatttaaaaaaaatatacatattgtctgaaaaaaaaagaaaacaaaaataaatcctaTACTGCCTGTTTAACAACAAAAGCCCAAGGACTATTTCAATATATTTCTTGTAACCAAAGGTCTACTTCATTCCTTAATGTATTCATTACTCTGAGATAATTGCTAACAATACCAGTGACTTTCGCTTCTGGTGaaagaagtttttccaaactcaAATTAATCAAAACCTACCTTAAGTCATTAATTCACCAAGAACGAATGAACAATATggcataaatatttattaaatctcCTATCATCAGAGACATTAACTATGAAAAGTTTCTCACAGACTTTGCTaacaataaagaaagaaagacccacttttaaactattatgatgtgtctttattttattaatggaaACAGCTAAAAAAATTCGTTTTAATACTTCCTTATTGTAGCGTAAATATACAACAGTTGTGAAGTTGTGTTTTGAGTTGCTTCCGTAATAACGTAAAATAAATGGTGATATAATGACgtcattaataaaaatatttgttattgtaaaaaaatacaaaggggTTCCCAGGCATCCATCAAATTTAGCCTCGTAATTTTAAAGGGCAGCCCTGGTTTTGAACgctaatttatttgttttaattttaatcttaggaaataatttaaaaagctgTAGTCCATCCACATTTGTCACTCTCAATGGGGAGAGGGTAGCCTCCAGTTGTTTGAGAAACGCTTCTGTACAGCGTACAAAATTGGAATGGGCTTTAACTTCATATGATCGTATTCGTATTTAGATAGAAGGGTTGTAGTGGGCCTGTTTACATAACAGatggtatcttgaacaatggaaagaaattgtacttgactaaagtTATGGTTTAATCGGAATTAGTTCCCTTTTGTAGGTTGTCGTCTGAGTTTTAGTGAATACAAACATGAACTAAGACGAAATTAaagaaacaatacataactatataATCTTCTATATTCATAATATCTTCAAAAGCAGAGTGGATACAATGttgagggacaataagggtggctacctttttttttattagagttagtcacatttattacttgatttaagtccctgttaactgtGTTCAATTGCCACTTCCTCTTGAGTCTTTGAGCTGACCACTGTACATTATTGTGAACTAAATCTCcgtaatgtttatataatagttttgatctgctctgactgtgttaatcaagaggagtgtgccacgtTATAGGAATGTATCTTTCACTAacgagctaagtagactttatttatttgttgttaataagttggtttatgtaaatattatgtctacttagtctcCTATCCTTTCCTGTATGTGTTTTTATAAAGACCAGATTTGGGTCGTATAGtatgtaaaagaaaaacttttgtcTTGAGAAGAGACAGGTGTGTGTCTCATGGACAGTTAGGacctgtattatattattgtaaccCATTGTTTGTTTTGAGCTGAGACACTATTGTGCCTCTGTGATGGCAGTTCTATGATTATGTTGAACTGAACCGGCCctactattttgattttttttcattatttgactTGCCTTTGTTGGCCCTTATGcccattttcttttaatgatctttttcttttgtttcttaataAACTCTTTATTATTTGTACTGAAATCTCAAAGTTATTACTTGTATGTCTTAGTAAGTTATATATCTAGTGGTTATAATTAATATCCTGGGTAGTATAATTTGGGACCACAAAATATCACTagactaacttgccagtacagcagaAGGCACTGGTCCTATGACCTATCCTAATTTTAGGAGAAAAGCTTGAGCAATGAGTTCGAATTCCTGTCTTTccccattttttaaataaattatttttattgttagtctcgatttattttaaatttaattatttatacaaCTATGCTTATTATGcgcttttttatataaaaaaatgttttttctagtTTATTTATTAGATTGCTAATGGCCCAATCAGTcgagacttaaaaaaaaaaaactcttacaGGTCGTAGCCCAATTCTAAATAATCGTATTTCAACTAAATTTACATGAACACTAttaagttcattttttttaaatattgttaattatgCATTTAGTTAGATGCCCTTCATTTAGTGCTTTGTAGTTAGaaaattttaagataaaaaaatacacttatattagttttatattttaaaaagtaagtaTCCTTTATAGAAAATGTGATAGATATTATGTAAACTAATAGAGATGTGtggacaataaaaaatattgaaattaaaaatcccagccttcaccagcATTCGAACGCAAGACCCATCATGTGGAAATCAAACGCCACTAGGCCTCCTATATTAATGaattaagttcttttttttcttataaaaagaaaaattttattatttcaataagGCTAAATATAACGAAAATatctaatttgttttaattataaattaatgttaaGATTAATATAATTGAAATATCTCTTTAAATGATGTGaagattaaatttaaaacaaaataagctTAACTTGTTTtgtgacaaaaataaatgtcaagCTTAACTTTTAATAGCGAAGTgagacaaatttaatttttacactCTAAATGACGTGTCAAGCAAATGAAgctaacttttaaaattattttgttcatttgtaaTGTAAACAATTTCGCATTTACCAACCGGAAATAATACGTCAGCTGTGACGAGCTaatggcctttttttttattaataacacCACTACTTCGTGTACACGCTATGGTATTCCGCTCATTTTGATGCTTACGATGGTCCTGGTTTCATACCCTACAAGTTGGAATCCCGCGTCGTCCTGGGTAGGATAGGGTAGGatgaaattatcttcaaatctgaaggaacatcagaaacctGTCAAACATTAGTTTACACCGACACACAAATATTGAATAGTTTAGCTGGTGTACACTGTTGTTCAAAAGCTCTTCCTCCCCctccttttatttgttttgagaAGTCTaacaaaatggaattaaaaagtaaattatgtaattaatcattttaaaatgattatttgAACATATTTTCATAAGGTACTTAGAAAGCTGCATAGAAACAAGAAACAAGTTATATAAAAGTTGACACTATCAGTAGTAGTGTCTTGCCACTTTTCTAAAAACTAAATCTATTCTTTTGAAGCGAAAAGCAGAAAACTGAGAACAGGGGTACAATGGGTAATGAATATTTAAATAGGGTCAAATCGGAACAAAGTAAAGCTTTGAGCAAGACAAAATACTTCCTACTTAACATTACTCTTCctgtttcttcttcctctttctcatTGTTTTATTGGTGCGTTTGGATGACTAGATTAATATCTGAGATGAAATGTGCAGTGGTTCTCGAATAAGATAGCTCTCCatattagttttctttctaaagggGTGTTTTGGGACCATTGTTTTGTTGAAGCCTAATGAAAAATATTGCAGTTATAAAGTACATGATCAgtattctctggtgacactgcACAAAGGCATATTTTGCTAATTCTAACTTTTATCTTTCAGATAAATTGTTGATTACTTCTACTAtcatggctccatcatatccaacaatgcCCTACTGGATAAACATTAACATTAACAACAGATAGCCAGAGCAATgagcaccatgtcacggttgcagaaaagagtgtgcgacaacatattgctgactaacaatactaaagccttagtctaacggacctgtgtgatgaacACTTTGTTATAGGGAAGTGAagcatggtcaacctactcatggcaggaatataaagctgaatgtcttcacCTCCGAtacctaaggcggatctttaaaatcggTGGCAagctaaaataacaaatgaggaagtgctacaaagagcagagTGCCAGGACATCctctctgttatcagcagcagacgccttggctggcttggccacgttcgtagaatgccaatAGGTCGGCTTCTACAAGACATTTTGTaggtgatctaatagaaggcaggagagccgctggtcacccacttttacgttatacggatgtatgcaaacccGACATGAAGCTATTCAAAATCGACAccagcagctgggaaaaagtagcactggatagatcctcatggagagagagcataaaaaagggtctcggattgcagatgccatacacaatagaagcagaaagaagggtgaaaatacaacggcgcctggtcattacatatgcccaacctgcgaccgcagctgtgtatcaaggattggcctctttagtcacacaagaagttgcaaaagtGAAAAGATTCTCTCTATCAATCCCTTATCAAAATAAGCTATTAATATTCTTTATTAATATCGTGGAAAAAAGCTAacttacattttgtaaaatagCGATCTAGTATCAGATAAGAAAAGAGTGGAAAAAAATACACAGGTCAAACACCACTATCAATAATATTAATGCCTATTGCGAAATTAAGAAGCAAACATATGCATGCATATCAAAGTAAGGAGGCGCGTTGGATGAGCtttaaagcgcttggcatccGAACCGAAGTCACGatttcgaatcttggtgaagactgggaattttaatttcgggatattcgggcgcctctgagtccacccagctctaataggtacctgacattagttgggaaaagtaaaggtagttggtcgttgtgctggccacatgacaccctcgttaaccgtaggccacagaaaaatatgacctttacagcatctgccctatagactacaaggtatgaaatgggaactttacttttactatatcAAAGTAataattatagttatagataTAAGATACAGTCGTATAAAAACGTACACAATTAAGTATACATCTATTTCTTGGAACCCTAAGTCCAAGCTAAATTCATGAACAATACATAATACATATCATACAGACAAGTCTGTTAAGTCATATTTCCACCTGGCTAATAAACCAACATCATTGAAAAAAACGACGCACCACATCTAATTCTAAATTATGGTCAACATAAGTCTCAATGGTTTAGCTCATGAGAATTGAATCCCTTGTAAGAAAAAATATGATAGATGAGATTATTCTTGTTATGACACAAATCATTTCATGTAAAGAAATTCCCAATATAGAAGTAATAGATTACAATTTAAggcaaaaaaataatcaaatcgcacattaattttttacattaatgctCCTTAATTATAACATCAATACAGCAGGACATTCATTCCATGTTTAGATCAAATCAGGATAGATTGAAAAGTTTAACAAACTTCATCACTCTCGATGCCAATTTTAGTTTCATAAAGCTATCCAG contains:
- the LOC129927882 gene encoding uncharacterized protein LOC129927882, with amino-acid sequence MLSPEAITDLRLHNDRYVTSFKEYSNVTIDHSNDESGETQGLPFGDHETQESEGGEADLHKYLVGCKKNPGHSQFIPVNTFTLEHLPKEYQDTDLYEFIKVVADLTVRVDVKMTSSDRPIFWPKTTRSYPFYNISDTRSFRTGSGRVWLVNKFCDGFTQDEDNGSTDYTKCWCRKCEDSDSPRNVWWQFIVITATHVVFDDKEANQTTLRLFYDTDDSRVVNIDTVNINYIDIEYDRCMLNCVTCDNGLGERLSNLWKYYENVWEKLTVKYCDSTSKHKLNFIVSHPHGCSKHVSIGQWKVKIDVDGRSQFTYTSCTCPGSSGAHVQCVGHNEGSCWWFNLVHTGSLKSGLDYSGAGALW